The sequence below is a genomic window from Macadamia integrifolia cultivar HAES 741 chromosome 1, SCU_Mint_v3, whole genome shotgun sequence.
ATAGGAAAATGACATTCCTCTATGGTAACTTGGTGATGGGATGATGAATTTCAAGCATCCAATTAAGGCTAAGATATCTAACTTAAAACTTGGTATAGAACTATGGATGATAAGAATTAAAAAAGGTATAAATTTGCTAGAAATGAAGCTAAAAAGATAGTAGGGAAATCAATGACTAAGAAATATTAGGATCTCTAAAACAATTTGAGCTCAAAAGAAGGGTAAAAAAGATATCTATAGACTAgctaaaatgagaaaaaggaagattAGAGATTTCAACaatattatatgcattagaAATGAAGATGATAaagtattatgggaaaaagaaccttgCTAGTCTGGCATAGGAAACAACTAGACACAACTGGATGTGAAAAGATCCAGTTGCCCCCGCCACAACTGGATATTCCACGCTCAACTGTGTCTGGGCGTTCCTACGCCGGACTGGCAAATTTCCCCTCCCCAAGTATTATTAGCTGATGAAGATATTAAAAAGATGGAAAAACTATATTTACAACTTACTAAATGAAAACAATACAAGTATTAACGTTTTAAAAGGTTGTCATAACCATAAAAAAACCACAAATCTTAGATATATACAAAAAATTAGGGAGTTTAAAGTAAATGATGAAGCtttaaagaagatgaaaataggTAAAACAATGGGTCTAGATGGTATTCTAGCAAAGGTGTGGAAGAGCTTAAGCATATGTGGAATAGATTGGTTTACTAAGTTGTTTATTATGGTTATGACTACAAGAAAAATCCTAAGTGAATGGAGGAGAAACATTGTGGTTCCTATTTATAAAAAGAAATGTgatattcaaaggtgtaataactATAGAGGAATAAAACTTATAAGCCATACTATGAAATTTTGGGAGGGAGTTATTGAAACCTGCTTAAGACAAGACTAATATTTCAGTAACCAGCATGTGTGACTGCTTGTTTATAATTTCCATTTGTTTCTAGCATAGGTTTTCATTAATTTCTAAGAAAGTGGCCAATAGATAAATTGTTGGAAATGATCTAAATCATGTTGGAACGAATTTTCCTCAAGATACGGAGATACCTTCATTGACGACCATCATTGGCCTTGGATGAGTGTCATTGACAgtgaagaggatttttttttttgggggtaaagaACACTGAAGAGGATTTTAGACCTTCAACAAATAGGAGgacaaataatatattaaagggtttttggtccaaaaaaaaattaactgtTCAATTAACCATTAATCCATTAATGGAAGTTGATGAATATTATTTAGTACATGACATTTTGTCCTCTTCCAACGCCGGTCTGTTGACTCCGCTCATGTCCTCTTTGTCTGGTTGGTTTTCAATTTGTGTAAAACATCCTTTGCAGTGAGTGCGACATTTGTTTATCCTTACCGAACCAAAGATTGTTGATATATTATCTTTAGTGATTAAAAAACTGTTTCAACATTATTTAGATCATAAAACATTATTATCAACTCTTCAAGCAAATTGTTTaccacttgaactttaataaaGCTTAAGGATATGATTATATTAAGAACGTCAATTtggaataaaaattgaatatcaAACTGATACAAATCAAATCGAATAAAAATCGGTATGGTTTTGAtatgaagaaaatgaattttatttgGTATGGTATGATCTCAGTATATTAGGCAAAACCTTTCGTACAAACTGAACGGTAccaaattgtaatttttttattcgaatatatataatattaggAAGAAAGAAATGCTACCCCTTAGCATGTGTTTATGCCTAGACATAGTTGATGAGAAAAGACCACATTACCTTGTGCTTGAGATGCTCGTGCACACTCTCCCAATGACCGCACCTACCGAAGTATCCattgtattatatttttttttgttgggtaagAAAATGAGGAACTGTTTGTGAATCAAATCAAGTCTATATGGTTTCCGttttgaaaatgcatttgaGTGTCCTGTATGTTACAAATTtagtttttttcctttctatctCCTGTATTGAACTGAAACTGTACCAAATTCCCAAAAATCataccgattgacaccctttattatttaatatatggtaaaagttctcaaaaaaaaaaaaaaaaaaaaaaaaaaggtaaaatttcTTTGGACTGCCTCAAATGTATTCTAGATGGCAGACTTGAGGAGACCATACATAGTGTGGTCGCAAGAGTAGTCCATGGGAATGCACGTGCTACTAGTCGAAGAATGCATAAATGATTTTTTGCATGTATGGTATGACTAGGAAGCTTGCCTTATTGTTTTCTTATGtaaaggatttttttattgatacccCTAAAGGTGTGTTAAACTATCTCAATCTTTTACTAATTTATTTAAAGGCAATTGCTAATACTCTCGTATACTTAACTTATATTTACTTAAGGGCAAGAGATCGGTACTCGGTCACGTAGCCTTTGCACTAGAGCGGGGTCAATGAGAACGCGTGCAGAGGCATCAACATtaatggatttatttatttcatagaGGGCAGTGTGGTAAATTTATATGCTTTTGTATCTAGGCGAAGGGGCCATGCACACGACTGGTCACTATATTTCTTGATTTCAATAAATCAATGGGCTTATCGATGTTCTACTCTTTCCAACTGCTTCCTCCGGTTTGAATTTGAAGATCCCTGCCCATTTCATTACACATTTGAGATTGAATATGGCTTGAGAGGGTTGAGGGTGTAAATCAGCCCAGAACCAGGTATTTGATTCGATTCTAGCTGTCACAATCAGATGACTCAGATCCATTCAGCTCCAACGGCATTTAGATGAGGTACTGGTGGACAAGTCGCTTTGGCTTTATAATCTTACATCCCACTCGTGGATCCCacactttttcttcttattaaaACCTTTATTGGATTATTGGACTTATCATCTTTTCATTAATGAGAAGTGCCAATCAACTAACAAATTTTTGTTGAAAAGATTATAATCAAAGATTAGAGTAGTTCTCCCACCTATATGGTCTCACTTGTTATTTGAGATTTGAGCAATGTAAACACCCAAATCcatagggaaaaaagaaaaaaaaacacacacacacaagaaagaaagggggagggggaaagtGGTGGGAGTggaagtggtggtggtgggaggGCAAAGGCTGTAGGCATATGACttagattaggggtgtcaatagtCGGGACATGCTAGTCTTGGTTGGCCCTAGTCAGGCTCAGCCAAATTTTAATAGTTGCATCGTAAacgcccgtttagctaaacagACTTAGCTAGAGTGGACATGGTACGATTCATACTCGGGTCGGTCgatctcgggctataatcgggctaccataAATGGGCCTTAACTGGGCCTTAACCGTGCTACAAACCTATTTATCTCTAAATGGACATTAAACGGGCCTTCTCAACTTGTATGCATTAATAGCCGAAGTACTTAAGTTGACAAACTTATTCCATTAAAAGCATAGTTCTACCTCAAGCATATCCTGCAAACCCATCATTAATTCATCACCACAATtacataaatttcatttttacattttaattttctattgttaaaGACACTTGGACTTTTGCTTTACTCTTCAATTTTATTGgtggcaaaatgaaaatttcaagtgGTATTAAAGGGGTCAGGCTAGGTCGAGCTTAAAGGAATCGGTTCAGGTTGGGCTCATAAATGTGTCAGACTCGTCGGGCTAGGTggttgcaccgtgtactacttGTTTATTAATCAGGATAGTCTAGATTATGCCATAAATATATTGGACTCGGTCAAACCTACCAGTgcaggcttggaattgacaccccttagAGCTTAGTCCCGGTTCGCTTGATGATGGCGAACTACTCTATTCGGAAGCGGGGGACTGAGGTCGACTCCGATCAAGAGAAAAGCCTGTGTGACCATTGACTGTGAAAGAGGCAAAGAGTTTTTTGCGTGGAAATGAAGATTTTGAAAGGAAGGGACCCCGTGTGAGGAGAAAGCCCATAGAAAGataggagagaaggagaagcatTGAAGCGTGGCCCCAAGCCCTATTTTCCAGCAATGACCGGTCAAGGTATACTAAAACATTTATTGATCCCAAGACAGAGAAATACAGCTTTATAAAGAGATTACATGAACTTTATTAACTGAAGTAGCCCATAGAAAACATAATTAGTACCATACATATCAACCCTAAACAAAGGCTTAACCTTCTCAAATTAACTAATTATACCACCTGGGGAAAACCAGCTTTCAGATAAAATCCAGCAACCCCTTTACGTATCGAACACATCACTGTGTGACACCCAAAATTAATTGGGTATTTGGGCTGTTTGTTTGGAAAGAAAACTCCCCAGTGTTTCTCCAACTCTGGTTCCTTACGGTTCTCATCAAACAAGGAAAATATGTAAGTCTCAATAGGCCTTCCAGACCTCTTTGGTGTCCCACCCTTCACATGTTGAATCAAATTCAAGTTGTAAGTCTTTGCATTCTCCACCGAAGTTGCAGCACCACCAGCAGATGGCCAACCACTCTCTGATATAACTATCTCCAAAGAAGAACCACCAGCCCTCTCAAGAGCTGAATAGAGAGCATCAACTAGGGCATCAAAAAGGTTACGATATCCAAACTGACCATCTTGTACCACAACAGATGGAGCAGTAAACAAGGCATATGACAGACTAATATCGCGAGGATTGCCAATGTAACTGAAGTAAGGATACACATTCGCAAGAAGTGGAGATTGATGGTTTACTAGGAAACCAATGATAGGATTTAAGAATGATCCTATATCAGCTCTGAATGCACCTTGGGATGGAGGGTATGAGTTCCCTAGTATTGTTGTGTCAACTGCTGTAGACACCTTAATTTGGTTTTGTAATCCAGCTGATGCAATTGCATTGTAAATGTTTCTCATGgcaggaagaagagaagaggaatatTGAGCTGTGTTGCCATTAATGGGGCTTACTTCATTCCCAACTGCAATATATTTGAATCTAACACTAGGCCAGTAGGCTTTTATGTTATTTTGGACCCATGTAGTTGCAGCAGAAGGGTTGGATGCTATTCTTTGAAGATCTGTGTTTGGAAGACCTAACATAACTTCAATGTTGGAGTCTCTAAGTGCTTGGAGAGCTGCTGGAGTTGGATCATAAAGTCTCATCCTTTTAATGTTATTTGACTTGCATAGATTCACAACTGCTTGTGGCGATGGTAAGTTGTCCCCTTGCATTCCATAGCAAACACCTGTTTGTGCATCTGCAATagccagaaaagaaaaaattagttGATTTAAGGCAAAACTAGGTTTCAACAAAAACGGAGAGAGGAGATGTGTAGTTACACTTCTGCCCCGACCCCATCCAATGATTGTAAAGTTCAATCGTATACATACATGACCATGTATAAAAACTGGAATCTTAATTTAATAAAGCTCTATAAGATTGCCTCAGGGTCATAGACTTCCAGGGTTAAAAGTAATGGTTTATGGAGAAATCTTTAAAGAGTTagcttttgattttttcaatgtgaagaaaaaataaaaaataaataaaaaggtccTAGTTTTCTTATTACCCAAACATTAATGAATCTTTAATGGACACCTATTTTTGTCATGTCATATattatttcaatttgaaattctgtAGATAGGTAGATCCCAAGTTCCCTATAGATCAATCTGAGAGTTTTTCAAGTGGTGAAACAAGGACTCGAAAAACCTAGGACTTTCAAAAGGGTGACACCAGATTACAATGGAGGGTGCATAGATAAGTGACAATGATTAAAATCCCTTTTGGGGATGTCCTCAGCGCTGAGGAACATGTACTAGGATGTATGTGTGACCCGTTCAAATCATGAGCTGGAACAAAGCAAAGGAGACGATTTTTTCAGGATCATTGAATAAGATAGAATCGAAAAGCCCTATTCAATATCCTTAAATGAAAGTCAAAGACAAAACATCTATCATATACCTCTATTCTGTATGAATTTTATGGTTTCCATTTATGCAAATCCAATCACCTCAATTTGAGATGATTTAGAACTAAAATTTAACACATAATCTATTAAGCTAATGGTTAAACTTATCACTTCACTCTTTCACATGGCAAAACTAAGTGTAGTAATTTATGAGATTCTTTCCAAAATAGAAGACTGggaaaattttttgaaagaaaaaagatagagagagagaggtaaccTGCAATGTGTAGGCCAGCAGTCAGCAGTGCAAGAAGAAATAGAATTGTTACTGCAGCAGCAGGAGTGCTGTTGTTCCTGGTTGCATAGCAAGCAGCCatcaggaagaagaagaagaatgagttGGTCCAAAATGAAGAGAAGCTTGGAGTTATTGCATTTATTATCGTAACCCCTCAAGTCCTTTATattgatgaagaaaatgatAAGATCCTAATAATTTAGTTACCAGACTGGAAAAAAATATTGCACATCAAAGCCATCATCTTTGAATTATTAAAGAGAATTGTCAAGGTCTGACTTTCTCTAGCTACAGGTGTTGCATTGCATGTGGTTCATAAATGATCACCTATCCTGTATGACATGTGTCTTTTTTAATTAGCCAAATCTCAAACCAGAACCAGCCAACATCTGGCCCAATTTTAATGACTatggtctatatatatatatatatatatatatacttgtgTTAAAGGGGTTGGCCAGGCCATAATTTGGAAAGTCCAATTGTCTACCTCATAATAAGATGGCCAATGCCGCCAGTTAGGCAAACTGCAACTCAGTCTAAAGGGTCTATTCATAAGGTCAGTAAAGCATAAAGTTTTCCAATTGAAGATAACGTACTTTAAGGATAAAGCAGATTCGAATGCATCTAGTGATTCGTGATGGTCTAGCTTTCCGCCATGAAAAAAGGGCAAGaaaaggtttttcttctttgctgatgatcTTGTGGCCTTCGCGAAGGTAAAGGGCTCATCTCTCATGTCAGCCTTTcacttttttatgtttttgaagATAATGTCAAGAAGAGAAACAGATATACCTACAAAGAGGAGGGCAGCCCTCTAAACAAGTCAAGGGCAAACCCTATAACCTCTTGGATGACTCCTAAACCAATACAGAAGACAACAACAGACAAAGATTAAATAGAGGCAGATCATAGATCATGGATATTAGTCTTAGACAATAACCACCAAATCTTAGTGGTCTGTCTCACTTTAGTTTTCAAAATCACATCTTAGTAGATGAACTTTTAATCAAATGCTCTAGAACTTGAAGTTATTCAGGGCTGTTGGATTCCCTaatatttcaattattgaaaattttaaaattaaatatttaaaatattattttattttataaaaactgTGTTAGAGTGGTGTATTTTCTTTATAGACATTTAAGTGGAAAACTATTGAGAGACTTATTTGAATGATCaacaaacatatatattttgttgAAAAAGATATAGTTTTttaacatgtttttttttagacaatTCTTAGTggtatcttttcttcttctttatatagGGTGAGGGTCACTATGTTAGTTATTTTTAGTCATGTGTTATATGTAGTTAGCGGGGGTTAGTGTTGTGAATCATGGGTTACTGTTTCCATGATCATGTGATGGTGAATTGTAAGAATCGAATCGTgagttatttaaattttaaattcctACTGTAATGAGAAGTAGTATGTTGATTTCCCTATTATTTCTCTTTTGCTGATGAGGTTAGTGTTGGATTTATAGACTTAATTAATTCTTCGGATTGATTAAATGAGTGAGAGTCGAAATGCATCaatcggttcggtccactctcgaGTTTAGAGATATGCTAACTTAATccattatggtttagggtgttgGGTGCgggacaatattataaatactaggttttgagtctctacaaccattattctctcttctccactttACCATTAAAGTAAGAGAACCAAAGAGGTCTAAGGGGCTATAAAAAATCTATAACCaaaaatacaaatcatccatCTATGTTATGAGACAAACATTCatgttttaatttgatatcaTGTTCTAATTGTCTATATGCGAACCAATTAGAGTCTCATGTGAAATCCTAAAAAGATCTAACAATTAGACCATCTCCTAATATCATATCATGTATACTTTGGATCCATTTCATAATATCATATCATGTGTAATTTGGATCCATTTGGAACACCAACAAAGAATGTTCATTGGAACaatggatgagagagagagagagagagagagagagagagagagagagagagtacaacCCAACTAGGGAATTCTTTGGAAGAGTTCAAACCTGATGATCTACTAGTCCGACATGGTTTGAGGTATCAGTATCAATTTTACATGTTGTCGATTCcgataagggtaatttacagcgccaccccctggagaatgccagtattataggaacaccccctctctttcaccaaattagactcagaccccctaccgtcagtctcagttaaggaatataccttttatgctgatgtcagctattatattttatttgaaatacgaaaatgcccttactaaatgtgaagtccctaaaatgcccatgtaatgAGTCTCATCCTCAAATCAATAGTTCCTATACCGTTCTCCCAAATCAAGCACCAGCGNNNNNNNNNNNNNNNNNNNNNNNNNNNNNNNNNNNNNNNNNNNNNNNNNNNNNNNNNNNNNNNNNNNNNNNNNNNNNNNNNNNNNNNNNNNNNNNNNNNNNNNNNNNNNNNNNNNNNNNNNNNNNNNNNNNNNNNNNNNNNNNNNNNNNNNNNNNNNNNNNNNNNNNNNNNNNNNNNNNNNNNNNNNNNNNNNNNNNNNNNNNNNNNNNNNNNNNNNNNNNNNNNNNNNNNNNNNNNNNNNNNNNNNNNNNNNNNNNNNNNNNNNNNNNNNNNNNNNNNNNNNNNNNNNNNNNNNNNNNNNNNNNNNNNNNNNNNNNNNNNNNNNNNNNNNNNNNNNNNNNNNNNNNNNNNNNNNNNNNNNNNNNNNNNNNNNNNNNNNNNNNNNNNNNNNNNNNNNNNNNNNNNNNNNNNNNNNNNNNNNNNNNNNNNNNNNNNNNNNNNNNNNNNNNNNNNNNNNNNNNNNNNNNNNNNNNNNNNNNNNNNNNNNNNNNNNNNNNNNNNNNNNNNNNNNNNNNNNNNNNNNNNNNNNNNNNNNNNNNNNNNNNNNNNNNNNNNNNNNNNNNNNNNNNNNNNNNNNNNNNNNNNNNNNNNNNNNNNNNNNNNNNNNNNNNNNNNNNNNNNNNNNNNNNNNNNNNNNNNNNNNNNNNNNNNNNNNNNNNNNNNNNNNNNNNNNNNNNNNNNNNNNNNNNNNNNNNNNNNNNNNNNNNNNNNNNNNNNNNNNNNNNNNNNNNNNNNNNNNNNNNNNNNNNNNNNNNNNNNNNNNNNNNNNNNNNNNNNNNNNNNNNNNNNNNNNNNNNNNNNNNNNNNNNNNNNNNNNNNNNNNNNNNNNNNNNNNNNNNNNNNNNNNNNNNNNNNNNNNNNNNNNNNNNNNNNNNNNNNNNNNNNNNNNNNNNNNNNNNNNNNNNNNNNNNNNNNNNNNNNNNNNNNNNNNNNNNNNNNNNNNNNNNNNNNNNNNNNNNNNNNNNNNNNNNNNNNNNNNNNNNNNNNNNNNNNNNNNNNNNNNNNNNNNNNNNNNNNNNNNNNNNNNNNNNNNNNNNNNNNNNNNNNNNNNNNNNNNNNNNNNNNNNNNNNNNNNNNNNNNNNNNNNNNNNNNNNNNNNNNNNNNNNNNNNNNNNNNNNNNNNNNNNNNNNNNNNNNNNNNNNNNNNNNNNNNNNNNNNNNNNNNNNNNNNNNNNNNNNNNNNNNNNNNNNNNNNNNNNNNNNNNNNNNNNNNNNNNNNNNNNNNNNNNNNNNNNNNNNNNNNNNNNNNNNNNNNNNNNNNNNNNNNNNNNNNNNNNNNNNNNNNNNNNNNNNNNNNNNNNNNNNNNNNNNNNNNNNNNNNNNNNNNNNNNNNNNNNNNNNNNNNNNNNNNNNNNNNNNNNNNNNNNNNNNNNNNNNNNNNNNNNNNNNNNNNNNNNNNNNNNNNNNNNNNNNNNNNNNNNNNNNNNNNNNNNNNNNNNNNNNNNNNNNNNNNNNNNNNNNNNNNNNNNNNNNNNNNNNNNNNNNNNNNNNNNNNNNNNNNNNNNNNNNNNNNNNNNNNNNNNNNNNNNNNNNNNNNNNNNNNNNNNNNNNNNNNNNNNNNNNNNNNNNNNNNNNNNNNNNNNNNNNNNNNNNNNNNNNNNNNNNNNNNNNNNNNNNNNNNNNNNNNNNNNNNNNNNNNNNNNNNNNNNNNNNNNNNNNNNNNNNNNNNNNNNNNNNNNNNNNNNNNNNNNNNNNNNNNNNNNNNNNNNNNNNNNNNNNNNNNNNNNNNNNNNNNNNNNNNNNNNNNNNNNNNNNNNNNNNNNNNNNNNNNNNNNNNNNNNNNNNNNNNNNNNNNNNNNNNNNNNNNNNNNNNNNNNNNNNNNNNNNNNNNNNNNNNNNNNNNNNNNNNNNNNNNNNNNNNNNNNNNNNNNNNNNNNNNNNNNNNNNNNNNNNNNNNNNNNNNNNNNNNNNNNNNNNNNNNNNNNNNNNNNNNNNNNNNNNNNNNNNNNNNNNNNNNNNNNNNNNNNNNNNNNNNNNNNNNNNNNNNNNNNNNNNNNNNNNNNNNNNNNNNNNNNNNNNNNNNNNNNNNNNNNNNNNNNNNNNNNNNNNNNNNNNNNNNNNNNNNNNNNNNNNNNNNNNNNNNNNNNNNNNNNNNNNNNNNNNNNNNNNNNNNNNNNNNNNNNNNNNNNNNNNNNNNNNNNNNNNNNNNNNNNNNNNNNNNNNNNNNNNNNNNNNNNNNNNNNNNNNNNNNNNNNNNNNNNNNNNNNNNNNNNNNNNNNNNNNNNNNNNNNNNNNNNNNNNNNNNNNNNNNNNNNNNNNNNNNNNNNNNNNNNNNNNNNNNNNNNNNNNNNNNNNNNNNNNNNNNNNNNNNNNNNNNNNNNNNNNNNNNNNNNNNNNNNNNNNNNNNNNNNNNNNNNNNNNNNNNNNNNNNNNNNNNNNNNNNNNNNNNNNNNNNNNNNNNNNNNNNNNNNNNNNNNNNNNNNNNNNNNNNNNNNNNNNNNNNNNNNNNNNNNNNNNNNNNNNNNNNNNNNNNNNNNNNNNNNNNNNNNNNNNNNNNNNNNNNNNNNNNNNNNNNNNNNNNNNNNNNNNNNNNNNNNNNNNNNNNNNNNNNNNNNNNNNNNNNNNNNNNNNNNNNNNNNNNNNNNNNNNNNNNNNNNNNNNNNNNNNNNNNNNNNNNNNNNNNNNNNNNNNNNNNNNNNNNNNNNNNNNNNNNNNNNNNNNNNNNNNNNNNNNNNNNNNNNNNNNNNNNNNNNNNNNNNNNNNNNNNNNNNNNNNNNNNNNNNNNNNNNNNNNNNNNNNNNNNNNNNNNNNNNNNNNNNNNNNNNNNNNNNNNNNNNNNNNNNNNNNNNNNNNNNNNNNNNNNNNNNNNNNNNNNNNNNNNNNNNNNNNNNNNNNNNNNNNNNNNNNNNNNNNNNNNNNNNNNNNNNNNNNNNNNNNNNNNNNNNNNNNNNNNNNNNNNNNNNNNNNNNNNNNNNNNNNNNNNNNNNNNNNNNNNNNNNNNNNNNNNNNNNNNNNNNNNNNNNNNNNNNNNNNNNNNNNNNNNNNNNNNNNNNNNNNNNNNNNNNNNNNNNNNNNNNNNNNNNNNNNNNNNNNNNNNNNNNNNNNNNNNNNNNNNNNNNNNNNNNNNNNNNNNNNNNNNNNNNNNNNNNNNNNNNNNNNNNNNNNNNNNNNNNNNNNNNNNNNNNNNNNNNNNNNNNNNNNNNNNNNNNNNNNNNNNNNNNNNNNNNNNNNNNNNNNNNNNNNNNNNNNNNNNNNNNNNNNNNNNNNNNNNNNNNNNNNNNNNNNNNNNNNNN
It includes:
- the LOC122075725 gene encoding lichenase-like → MAACYATRNNSTPAAAVTILFLLALLTAGLHIADAQTGVCYGMQGDNLPSPQAVVNLCKSNNIKRMRLYDPTPAALQALRDSNIEVMLGLPNTDLQRIASNPSAATTWVQNNIKAYWPSVRFKYIAVGNEVSPINGNTAQYSSSLLPAMRNIYNAIASAGLQNQIKVSTAVDTTILGNSYPPSQGAFRADIGSFLNPIIGFLVNHQSPLLANVYPYFSYIGNPRDISLSYALFTAPSVVVQDGQFGYRNLFDALVDALYSALERAGGSSLEIVISESGWPSAGGAATSVENAKTYNLNLIQHVKGGTPKRSGRPIETYIFSLFDENRKEPELEKHWGVFFPNKQPKYPINFGCHTVMCSIRKGVAGFYLKAGFPQVV